The window AGCAAGGTGAGGGGCAGCgtgggggggcggcgggggggctgTCACACCGACGGAGCGGGTCTGAGCTCAGCCGTGCCATGCGCAGGGAGTGTACTTCATGGCCACCTTCCCCTACCTgatcatcctcatcctcatcatccgTGGGGCCACGCTGGATGGCTCCCTCGACGGCATCCGCTTCTACCTGTCCTCGgactggagcaggctgcagagcgCCCAGGTAagccggggccggggggtccCTGACGGCAGCGATCCCCACAGCTGGGGgcggcagggcaggcaggctgggcagtcctgcagccccccacACTGTCGTGTTGTCCCCCAGGTGTGGAGCGACGCGGCCTCACAGGTCATCTACTCCCTGGGCATTGGGCTCGGGGGGCTGATGTCCATGGCCTCCTACAAGAAGTTTGAGAACAACGTCATCCGGTGAGCTGGACATTGGGGCGTGGGGAGTACAGGGGGCGTGGGCTGTTGGGGCAGCCCCGGGGTTGctgccagggaggagcagggtggTGATGGGGATGTCCAAGCCCCATGGCCCATCGGGATGCCCCTGTCTCCATCCTCACTCCATGGGCATGGGGCTGTGACACTCTCCCCAACAGGGACACCTTGATCATCGCCATTGGGAAGTACCTCACCAGCTTCTTCACCGGCTTCGCCATCTTCTCGGTGCTGGGGCACGTGGCCTGGAGGAAACAAGTCCCCGTGGACAGCGTCGCTGACATAGGTATGGGCTTGGGCAGAGGGGACTCATGTCAAGCCAGACGGGACcacaggggctgcagcagggatggggccaCAGGGCTGCAGCTGAGATCACATCCAGCCTGGCTACCGGCTTGCTGGGCTTGGCTCGTCTCACCATGGCATATCCTTATAACTTCCCTTCGTCTCACCCTGCAGGCCCTGGACTGGCATTCGTGGTGTACACTGAAGCCTTCTCCTTGCTGCCTGGCTCCCTGTTCTGGTCCATCCTCTTCTTCCTGATGCTCTCCATGCGGGGAGTGGACAATTTGGTGATTGTCACCTCGGGCAGCCCCATGTCCTGCCTCGTGCCTGGCCATGGGGTGCCAGGTACACCCCGTCTGAGGCACGCAGATGGCATGACGTGCATGGGCCAGGAGCATGAGgatggtgctggggtgggggatgcGTGGCCCCATGCACACGGGGCTGGCGCTGGGCATGGGTTTCTCCAGGTGCGCAGGTGtcacagggatggggaggcaCGAGGGGACAGTGCCCCACAAAGTCCCCTCTGTGAGGACCATCCCTTGTGCccaggctgggggaggcagggaccAGGACGCCCCCCCACTGACATCCCTCATCCCTCAGTTCAGGGCCATTGGGGGCATCGCCACAGACAGCCTGGACAGGTTCCCAGCCCTGCATGACCAGAGGAGGAAGATGGTGTTGCTGGGTGCTCTCTGCACCTCCTTCTACCTGCTGGGGCTCCTGCTGGTCACCCAGGTATGGGGTCCCCTGCACCCACACCCAGCGGCACCCAGCACCCTTGGGGTGATACCGGGGTGGAGGATGGGGAGcagcctcctctcccctccacaTGGAGGATGGAGGGCTGTGCATGGGCCCTGGCATCGATGCTGACCATGGCACGGGCTGCCCCGCACCCACCTGCTGCCCCGAGCCCTGCTGACCCCGTCCCTCACCGCCTGACAGGGAGGCATCTTCTGGTTCATGCTCCTTGACACGTACAGCACTGTTTTTGGGCGGATCGTCGTCGCACTTTTTATGTGCCTGGGCATCACCTTCTGCTACGGTGAGTGGAGTGGGCGGCCCCGGGGGTGCCGCCAGCGCTGGGGGGTGCGGTGGGGTGCAGCCAGCATGGGGCTGTGGTGCTGCCGGCCCTGGGCACGGCCGCAGGCTCTTtacagcacagggcagcccctggcTACCACGCTGCCAAGGCTGGGTTGGCATTCCTGGGGCTCGTGGCAAACCGTGGCCAGGCTCTGTAGGGTGCATCTGCAGCTGtgggcagcctggagccccgcggggtgggcagggaggtacccccatcctgctgcccagccctgcaaggAGACCGTGCACAGCCGAGGGGCGATTTTCCCTGTGTTTGGGGGATGTCACTTCCTCTCCATCCACCGAAGCGTGGTGGATGTTCAGCACCCCGGCACGGGGCTGTCGTGGGTGCCCCGGTGCGGGTGCACCCGGCAGGGCCGTTCTGGGGGCGGGCAGGGTCCCAGCAGTGACCCTCTCCCGGGGGGCCTGCAGGCGTGAAGCAGTTCTGCCAGGACATCATGGACATGATCCGCCAGTGCCCGGCCTGGTACAGCCACATGCTGAACTACTTCAAGGTGTGCTGGATCTTCTTTaccccctgcctgctgctggtgaGCACCGAGCACCCACGTGGGGCTGGAGGTCGAGGGGAGAagagctcctctccctccatctctccctcccctctgagAGGGGCAGCTCTTGCTGGGTTTGGAGCGGGGCTGCCCTGGTCCCGGTGCCCTCCTGGGCCGCTCTGTGGTTgctggagggggtttggggtggccctgggggtccctgtggTGCCCAGCCCAGCCAAGACCCCTGGGGCCAGGCAGTGCCACAGCGTCACGTcactcctgcctgctctgcccttcagatcACGCTCATCTGGATCTTCCTGGACACGTACAGCGTGCCCCTGTACTACGACATTGCTGAGTTCCCCGGCTGGGCCGTGAGCCTGAGTATCTGCATGGGCGTCCTCACCTGCCTGCCGATCCCACTCTGGGCCATCGTGGCCCTGTGCCGCGTGTCGGGGTCGCTGAGCGAGGTGAGTGTGCGAGGTGGGATGGGGCATGGGGACGGGgtgggggcagagcaggggctgccccGGTGCTGGGGACGGGGCGGGAGAGGCCAGCGATGGAGCAGAGACGATGCTGTCCCTTCCCCAAGAGAGAGGAAGGGCTGGAGCCACAGGGCTGGGGCGAGAGGTGGGGTCTGTGCCCACTGCTGCCCCTTCCCACGGCGATGCTGCCCTCTGCCCCGCGGGGGGCTCGGGGCAGCCCCTGATCACCCTCTCCCACCCACAGCGCTTCCAGAAAGCCACCCAGCCCCTCGACTCCTGGAGGACCGCTGCCGCCCGGGACGTGGCCAGAGATGTCATGTACATGTCGGCCATCATCACTGCACCGCCCCACGGCAGCAGCGAGGACTGATGCTGGTCCCGGGGCACCCCACGGCCTCGCTCAGAGTCCCCCGGGAAGACGGGACCCGCTGGCCATGGGGACGCCCGCCCAGGGGCTGGCTGCTGGTGCACGTGGCTCCCCTTGTGCCGTCACCGTCACCCATCCCGGCAGATGGTAACCACTGATCCCAGCGCATATTTTAACTCTTGTTCCTGGAAACATTCTGCACACTCCAGAGGTGTTTCTAGGGGACTCTCTGTGAGCAGGACCGGCTGCCGGGGCCACGCTCCAGCCCTTCGCTTGCCTCTGGGCAGTTGTCACCTCTCGTtggaggggtttggggtggcTGCGTGCGTCCCTGGCCCCGACCCAGCGCTCTCCTGGCGGGGCAGGCTGCCGGCAGCGTCTCTGCCATCTGCAGCCGCCTTGTGCAGGGGCCAGGCTGGCCGAGCCCACCGTGGTGTTGGGAATGGCACGCTGACCCCCGGGGTGGGCTCTGGGCCCTGCTGGCTGCCTCCCTGGTGGCGCTCAGGGCCAGCGGCTCCGGCACGGCTCGTACTGCTGTGCTAGCAGGCTGGTTGGCCCAGCAGCCGATTCcaagcccccagcccagggcaggtcCCCGCTTGCCCGTCCCAGGCCGGGCAGCAGCACAGCGCAGGCAAGCGGGACTGGAGGAGCCCCGGGCTGGGTTTGCAGCATCAGGCAGCTGCGAGCGCACGATGTGTTGGCGGCTGCTGCAATAAAGCTCCATTTTCCAGAGCGATGTTGCTGTGCACTACtggccgggctgggctggggatgtTCCCACGCGTGCCGGTGCCTGTGGAGGTGCGTGTGCCGGGCGTACACGCAGCACAAGCAGGGACGGATCCATGCCACCATCCAGGCCGGGTGCTGCCACTGCGCAGGCTGGTGGCATCCCTCGGCAGGGCTGCGCCGACTGCCCCGCTGATACACTGGAGCCTGGCGGGGTCTGGGTGCAGCTCCTTTGGGACGGGCCTGATCCTGCCGCATCCCTCCTGCGCACAGCCCACGTGCTGCCAGGCCGCAGGTCTCCAGCCCGGCACCGGGGCAGCTGCACCTTCCCTGTGCTCCTGCTGGGTGATGTACGTGGGTACGTATGGTGGGGTagctgggctggctgctggggacACAGTCCCCAGGGAGCCCCCCGCCCCACCGGCAGGAGGGACCCCCACGCTGTAGCCTgggaagggcaggaaggagagagcagcagacGCCCACTCATAAAATAGACTACATGCTTTATTGGatttaaaagttttatgaaatgaccaaaaaaaaaaaaaacccaaaaaaccaagagTTGGCAGATGCGTCAACAGTTGCCGTTTGGTGGATCCCCAACCCCTTCTCCAGAAGCATCGACAGGTCTCCGCCACCACAAGCAGCACCGCCAGGCCCCCGGCTCCcgcccgggcagcccccgctccCAGGGCCCCACCGCCaccagccccgctcccggggGGCCGAGCCACTGCGAGCGCGCCCTGCCCGTGGTGGTGGGGTGCCCATGGTGGCAGCCCCGACCGTGGGGGCTGAGTGCGGTGTCCCCCCTCCCTGCGCCACCTCGGAGCAGCCACAGGGAAATGCAGGCACTTAGTCATTGCGAGGCATTTTTCACTTATCTCAAAGCAACAGTGTAATTGTCTAACTACCACCTGTGAAACAAAACCCACCTTTGCAGCCCTTCCTCTGTTGTCAACAGACACGTATAGATTACTCTGGCATAAAGCAAGGCCCTGGGAGGCTTTCAGCATCTCagcctgcctcctcttcctcccctgccagATGTGCACCCCCTCTGCCCTCAGCAGGTGAAGCAGCCGGGCGGCCGCGGGCAGCTGCCCACCTCCGGGGTCGTGTCGGACGGCAGCACGGGGGGCTTGGGACGGAGGGGGCGGCAAGGCAGGGACCCCGGGCTCAGCAGGGAGCTCTGGGGGGCCGTGTCGTGCCAGGCAGCAGCCTTGAGGGATGCAGGAGGGCGGACGGAGGCTCCTTGGCCAGCCCCGGCGCTGGGTGCTGCGGggaggggctgcagagctgtgcctggagggagcagggctcaTCCCTGGGATGGAGCGAAGCTCAGCCCCGGGCTTGGGCTCATCCCTGGGACGGAGCGAGGCTCAGCCCCGGGCTTGGGCTTGGGCTTGGCCCTGGGATGGAGCACGGCTTGGCCCACAGTTACTGCCCCGAACTGGGGACTCCCCCTCAGCGGTCAGGGCTGCGGTGGGGGAAGCACGCCGAGATGAGGGCTCCGAGCAGCAGGATGTGACCCACAGCCTGCTGAGCAAGGACGGGAGAGCTGCCGAGCCCTAGGCAGCGGTTCGGGCCAGACCGAGacctgctgcaggctgtgctggcacCGAACGGCGGCAGGGCTCGGGCCACGGGCTGGCACAGCCGGGCAGAGCCTGCCCTCGGGCTGGAGCGAGCACAGCCTCAGGGCAGGGAGGACGCTGCCCGCGCTTTAGGTCTCCAAGGGCCTAAAGGGCACGAGCCTGAGCAGCGCCATGGCCGgccgggcagagcagctgggtgggcagccCCGTCCCACCACAGAAATCCAGTGGGCTGCAGCCGCCTCCGGCACACGCGGCAGCGGGTCAAGGGcaggctgcgggcagagccCACAAGTACCGGCACGGGCAGAGCCCTCCCTCGCGAGGGCATTCTACTTGCTCTTGCTTATCAAGAGCGCACAAACAGGGATTTCCTCTCCCAACCGTTGCAGCGATGGGCGCCGGGGTATAGGAAAGTGGCTCCTAGAAACGAGGAGAGAACTGATGCGACGTCCGTGAGGCAGCTTGCCCGACCGCTCGCACCCAGTCATCCTGAGAGCCGAGCAGGGAGcagccggccccgctccgcacGCTCCCCCGTGGGCTCCCACCTCCCCAACCTTCCGTACAGCCTGGGCAAAAGttggaagagggaagaaaggaccagaaggtctttttttttcctttttcaaggaccagaaaaaaaaaaattaaaaaaaaaaaccccaaacctaaccCCACATTGAAAGCAAACCCAAATGCCGCGTGGCTGAGCAAAGGCAGGAGTAACTGGAAGCCATGCACAGCAAAGCCAGGGACTGCAGCAGTCGGAAGGGGAGAAAGGGCGGCTGTTCTCTTTTGGGGGAGCGGTCGTcgtcttttctttcctcagagaTCAGGAAATAAATAAGTTGAAAGAGCTCCTCCCGCTGCCGGTGCTAGATGAGGTGACTCAGAAAGGCAGGGTGCGCAGGGGAGGGCGGCGGGCGCTGGCCAGCACCCGAGCCCGCGGGGTCCGCGTCGGGCGGGTGCGCCGCGTTCCCGATGCACGGCCGCCCCCCGGTCCCAGCGGGTCGCGCTCCTGGGTGGGTTTCCTCTTCCCACTCCCTCTCTACTTCTTGGGCTTCTTGAAGATCTTTAGGGGGAACTTTTTCTTGCTCTGGCCGAGGTCAACCTCATCGCCCGTCAGGCTGCTGTCCTCGTCCCCCGGGCTCTTCTTGGCGGCCAGCTGCGGGATGCGGGTGCTCTTGGCGCTGCTGGGCCGGCAGTCAGAgatgggggagggggtgtcGGGGTCGGtggagctggggctgtgggaccGGGAGGAATCCGAGTGGCTGTGCTTGCCGGCTGTCGGGTGGCTGATCTCCCCCAGGCTGGAGGACTTCTCCATGCCGTGGTTCACCATCATCATCTCCTTcggaagcagcagctgagggcggccagcggggcaggcagggaacCCCCTCGAGGCAGCCCCTTCCTGCGCCAGCAGCTTGCAGTCCCAGGACACCGACATGTCTGCTCTTGTGCAAAGTCCACGGgtgcagcacagctccctccgGGCACCTGATGCAAGGAGATCGTGGCCCAGAAGTGCCAGCACCCCCGTGAGCGTGTTTCCTCCAGAAACCAGGGTGAGCCACACCATGTGTCTTCCTGCAAGGTCCCAGGTATCAGCTCCCCATCATCTGTCGGTGGTTGAAACAAGGCGCAGATTAACTATGCCATCGGCCGAGCGGGCACTGCCTCGCATCTGCACCGCATCAAAGCCGTCTGTGCTCCCAGAACTGGCTGGCaagcagtactgcaggggggtctcaccagagcagagcagaggggcagaatcccctccctcgacctgctggtcacgctgctggggatgcagcccaggacatggttggctttctgggctgcaagtgcacattgctgggtcatgctgagcttctcatcaatcaatacccccaagtccttctcctcggggctgctctcaatccattctcaaTCCGCACAGCTGGTAGttctgcttgggattgccccgacccacgtgcaggaccttgcccttggccttgttgaacttcatgcggtttgcacggtcccacctctccagcctgtcaaggtccctctggatggcatcccttccctccagcatgtcaaccctccacacagcttggtgtcgtcagcaaacttgctgagggtgcactcgatcctgctgtccatgtcgccgacaaagacgttaaacagtgccagtcccagtactgacccctgaggaacaccactcatcactgttctccacttggacattgagccgttgaccacaactctttgagtgtgaccatccagccaagtCCTTAgccaccgagtggtccatccattgaatccatgtctctccagttgagagacaaggatgtcatgtgggacagtgtcaaatgccttgcacaagtccaggtaggtgacatCTGttactcttcccttgtccaccaacactgtaaccccattgtagaaggccaccaaatttgtcaagTGTGTTAATGAAatcatgttggctgtcaccaatcacctccttattttccatgtgcctttccagtcagtgggaactttgccagactgccaggacttctcaaatatgatggagagtggcctggccacttcatccgccagttccctcaaggCCCGCGGGATGAATCTCATCAGATCCTATAGACTTGTGCACCtccaggttccttagatattctcaaacctgatcttctcctacagtgggtggttcttcgttctcccagtccctgccttggccttctgtgacctgggcaatGTGGCTcgagcatttgccagtgaagactgaggcaaagaagtcattgagtacctcagccttctccatatcccgtgtaaccaggtcacccgtttcattccagaggggacccacattttctcTCATCCTCCTTATATCAATAATGTACCTatagaagtttttcttgttgtccttaacatccctggccagatttaattccatcagggctttgactttcctaacctgctccctggctacTGTATtgcccctccaacagatgtcagggtggttgaagtcccccatgaggaccagggcttgtgaacgtgaggctgctcctacgTGTCTATGGAGGGCCTCACCCACTGGATCTCTGGatctccctggtcaggtggccgGTAGCAGACCCtcgctatgatgtcccctgccccagtgctccctttaatcctgacccataagctctcagtcagCACATtgtccatccccaggtggagctccatgcactccagctggtcattgacatagagcacgacaccccctcctcatttGCCCTGCCTATCCTTCCTAAAcagcctgtacccttccatcctgacactccagtcacaggagctatcccaccatgtctcaatgatgccaataaggtcatagccttgcaggcgcaCACACGTCTCTAGTTCcccttgtttgttccccatgctccgtgtgtttgcgtagaggcatttcagttgtgccccgatgaggctgactgactggctggggtggctggaattcctttgatgTATTCTCCCCAtgtttccctgttggttccCGTTGCCTCTGGAGCCCCTGGCTCTTCTCCTCCAGGCTTCgagtgtgctgcagtgtgtccagcatgtctctgagcaacaggctgagggccctcaccagcaccccatccctccaacctgggcacgtCGTCCCACAACTCATCGCgggcaagcctgatgttatccccctcccccttcaaggctagtttaaagctctgtcgatgagccccgctagttcctgggcaaagatcctcttccccctttgagagaggtgaatcccatcCGAGTTCATCAAGCCTGGTGCTGTGTAGGCCGTCCCactgtcaaagaacccaaaggtGTGGcggtgacaccagccacggagccgTGTGTTTATGGACTGTGTCTGCCCGTTCCTCCCAACGTCGCTGCCCTcagctggaaggagggaggagaatattacctgtgcTCCAGATCCCCTCAGTGACCGtcccaagagcctgaagtcccttttgatcgctTTTGCATTACGTGTCGCAACTTCGTccccccacccacatggaggagcagcagtgggcagTAGTCAGAGGGCCGTACCAGGCCGGGGAGTTTCCTCGTCATGTCCTTAACAcgggccccggggaggcagcagacatCTCTGAGAGGAGGGCCTGCCCTGCATGTCGGGCCCTCTGCGCCCCTCCAAAGGGAGTCCCTACAGCTATAACCCGCCTTGTCTTCTTTGTGGGGTGGTTCACGATACGGGGTGCGGGCCTTTCTGGCCTAGGTGCTCCCTCTGGTGTAGCTTGACTGTCGTCCATAGTCATGCctagacaggtgcactcttcgctgggtaaaGAACTGGTTGGAAGgccgagcccagagagttgtgctgaacggagttaaatccagttgtcGGCCGGTCAgaagtggtgttccccagggctctgtCTTGGGGCcggtcttgtttaatatcttttttaatGACCTGGAGGAGGGGATGGAGTGCagcctcagtaagtttgcagatgacaccaagtcGGGTGGGAGTgtcgatctgcttgagggtaggaaggctctgcagagggatctggacaggctggatcgatgggccgaggccaactgtgtGAGGgttaacaaggccaagtgccaggtcctgccctTGGGTCACACCAAGCCCAGGCAACGCtccaggcttggggcagagtggctggaaagctgcccggaggaaaaggacctgggtgtgctggttgacagccggctgaacatgagccagcagtgtgcccaggtggccaagaaggccaacagcatcctggcttggatcaggaacagtgtggccagcaggagtagggaagtgattgtgcccctgtactgggctctggtgaggccgcacctcgagtgctgtgttccgttttgggcccctcactccaagaaggacattgaggtgctggagcgtgtccagagaagggcaacgaagctggtcaagggtctggagcacaactcctgtgaggagtggctgagggaactggggttgtttagcctggagaagaggaggctgaggggagacctgatcgctctctacaactacctcaaaggaggttgtagccacatgggcgttggtctcttctcccaagtaactagcaaaaaaacaagaagaaatggtctcaagttgcgtcaggggaggtttagattagatattaggaaaaatttcgTCACCAAAacagtgaagaaggaagaggcattggaacaggctgcccagagaggtggtggagtcaccatccctggaggtctTCCAAAGACGTGTAAacatggcacttcaggacatggtttagtagacatggtggtgttggacttgatgatcttagaggtcttttccaaccttaagattctatgattttatatcCTCTGTAAAATATATCAGGTTTTATAGGTACTGGATCTGTGGATGGAACAGCCTGAACAGTCCGTCCGGCCCCACTGGTCAGCAGGACCTGCTCCCCACCACCTTATGCACCCCAAGCGCTGGCAAACGTGACTGGGGGGTCtcaggaaggagaagcaggatGGGGCTGAGGAAGAGTGGTGCTCGGCAGCCTTCAGCAcagtgggcagcagggctgtgcaagCACCCCGGCCCTGCCGCTCTCTCCCTGCTCACTGTGGGAAGAGGGCACAGCGGCATGTGAGGGttccagcccagccaggctcagCCCAGAGTGCCCAGCGCTGTCACTGTGACTGAGCCCTGTCCTGTCCCGTGCCCCCACGTCTTGCACTGCAGCAGAACCAGAAGGCTGAAGCCCCAAGGGCAGCACGCAGCCCCCCAGGGCAGATCATGCCCACCATTCATGTGCCCCACACTGTCTGGGCTCACTTGGGAGCTGTGACACCCTTGGCTTGCCTGTCCCACACTCTCTGTCCCCCAGAAGGAAACTTTCCCCTAGCCACCCCATGCCCCAGCAGCGACCTACAGCACAAGCCATCGGGTGAGCACTCCAACAGAAGGGCGAGCAGAGGGTTCCCTTCACCCCTCTACAGAGATGCTCTCGCCTCTGAAAAACTTCAGCCTCACCTGCCCTCAAGAGGAGAGCCGGCCTCACCGGCACAGCCTCCCCAGAGTCCTCCAGATGGCTGGGAGACCTGCCCCACGCCCAAAGGGACACCGGGCTCCAGCTGCTTTGTGCACCCTGAGGAATCCTGGCAGCTCCACCAAACTGCAGCCACGGGGCAAACTGCAAGGAGGTGTCCACCCATCGGGATGGAGAAGGGCACTGCTCCAAGGCAGAGGAATTGCAAGAGGAACTGAGCTGGGCTGGCCATCACCTTGGCACGTGGGTGGCTAAGAGACAATGATCTGCAGAAACCCCTATAGGATCCATACATTCCCCATGCTGCTCCCACCACAACTGTGGCTCACTGTGGGGGCTCCCAGCAGGGCCAGCTGCAGCGGGGCTGTGGAAGGTGGCCTGCACCCTGCGGGTCCCCGGCACTGGGAGGGGGGTCTCCTGCAGCccggggcagcgccgggcagggcaggcacgcTCCGGTGGCATGGTGGGGGCGGGGGTCCCCGGTGTGTCAAGGTGCCTGGTGCACAGCATTTCCTGCTcggcgggagggagggacggcCACGCTCCACTCATGTGTGCTGTGTGCAGCTCCACCCTGGCTGGGTCTGGCCTGGGGTGCGGGATCTGCTGCAATGGTGTCCCCCCAGAGCCCACAGCCTGCACAGCCCCCCACAAACGGTTCatcttgcttgcttttgcagCCAGGAGGGACCAGAGGCATCACTACCTGCTCAGTATGAGTtctggggacagggctgtgcGCAGCAGGATGAGGCAGCACCCATTGCTCACCCAGAGCTCGGTGCAGGGTGTGCACTGCGGTGGCTGCTCCTGGCACCAAGCCTCTGCTGGGATGTGGTTTCGTGCTGGGCTCGCCGGACCACCGTGgctgagcaggagcagcccagTGTCTTCCCCAGCTGTGGCCCCGCACAGGAGGCGCATTGGGGCACCGGGGCTGTGGCACTGCCAAGGCAACCGATCCCgaccctgctgcagagcagtgtgAGAGGCAGACAACGGTGACAGGCTCCCACTCAGTGCTGCAGGCCAGTGGACATGAAGgcatgaggaagaggagggtaGTGGTATGAAGGGACATGGGGGGGTCTGCTGTCCCTCCCAAGCTGAACAGCGTACAGGTGGAaggaagaatcatagaatcatagaatgttctgagttggaagggacccataaggatcatcgagtccaactcctggctccacacaggaccagccaaatcacagcatatgactgagagcattatccagacgcttgaactcagtcaagctcggtgctgtgaccacttccctggggagcctgttccagtgcccgaccaccctctcagtgaagaacctttgcctgatatccaacctaaacctcggctgtcgcagcttcatgccgttccctcgggttctatcactggtcaccagagggaggagatcagcgcctgcccccttgctccccctcgtgagggAGCTGTAGGCcacgatgaggtctcccctcagtctcctcttctctaggctgaacaaacca of the Grus americana isolate bGruAme1 chromosome 1, bGruAme1.mat, whole genome shotgun sequence genome contains:
- the LOC129201923 gene encoding sodium-dependent proline transporter-like, with protein sequence MEGPTGTPTSQPCPGAQPQPEVLEPSPCRETWAGKCKFLVSCLGYCVGLSNFWRFPYLCYRNGGGVFLISYFIMLLVTGLPLFLMELSLGQYGAAGPITVWKCCPLLKGVGIAMLIEFSLVSLYYIVIVAWAIYYLVSSFQSPLPWSCDAPRNADLCQNTSGSTSRVSASEVFWNEQVLGVTDSSSLGDPGTVQWPLALCLLTAWVLVFRRMLKGIRSFSKGVYFMATFPYLIILILIIRGATLDGSLDGIRFYLSSDWSRLQSAQVWSDAASQVIYSLGIGLGGLMSMASYKKFENNVIRDTLIIAIGKYLTSFFTGFAIFSVLGHVAWRKQVPVDSVADIGPGLAFVVYTEAFSLLPGSLFWSILFFLMLSMRGVDNLFRAIGGIATDSLDRFPALHDQRRKMVLLGALCTSFYLLGLLLVTQGGIFWFMLLDTYSTVFGRIVVALFMCLGITFCYGVKQFCQDIMDMIRQCPAWYSHMLNYFKVCWIFFTPCLLLITLIWIFLDTYSVPLYYDIAEFPGWAVSLSICMGVLTCLPIPLWAIVALCRVSGSLSERFQKATQPLDSWRTAAARDVARDVMYMSAIITAPPHGSSED